The Leucoraja erinacea ecotype New England chromosome 19, Leri_hhj_1, whole genome shotgun sequence genome has a segment encoding these proteins:
- the myf6 gene encoding myogenic factor 6, with protein sequence MMELFETNPFYCHDQRYLVGESMVFTQLDGTAVSPLYPGSEDGLSPVGDAGQAEPSCDSGGEEHVYAPPSLKSHCPGQCLIWACKACKRKSATTDRRKAATLRERRRLKKINEAFEALKRRTVPNPNQRLPKVEILRSAIHYIEKLQDLLQSLDQQDKLQENVGSINCNGSHSLMDAADHWGTNTCPSGWANLSDHSNIPTKLHKEGNNLESSGTSSLRYLTSIVDSISTDESTALYNQDSSAK encoded by the exons ATGATGGAGTTGTTTGAAACCAATCCCTTTTACTGCCACGATCAGCGGTATCTGGTTGGCGAGAGCATGGTTTTTACACAATTGGATGGGACTGCCGTGTCTCCCCTCTACCCAGGAAGCGAGGACGGTTTGTCCCCGGTCGGAGACGCTGGCCAAGCCGAGCCCAGCTGTGACAGCGGCGGCGAGGAACACGTGTACGCGCCGCCGAGTCTCAAGTCCCACTGCCCCGGACAGTGCCTGATCTGGGCATGTAAAGCGTGCAAGAGGAAATCGGCCACGACCGACAGAAGGAAGGCGGCGACTCTCAGGGAgaggaggaggctcaagaaaatCAACGAGGCTTTCGAGGCGTTAAAGCGCAGGACAGTGCCAAACCCTAACCAGCGGCTCCCCAAAGTGGAGATTCTCCGCAGCGCCATTCACTACATCGAGAAGCTCCAAGATCTGCTGCAAAGCCTGGACCAGCAGGATAAGCTGCAGGAGAACGTGGGGTCGATCAATTGCAATGGCTCTCATTCACTG ATGGACGCTGCAGATCACTGGGGAACAAACACCTGTCCTTCTGGATGGGCAAActtgtctgaccattccaacatcCCAACCAAACTACACAAAGAAG GAAACAACTTGGAATCATCAGGAACCAGCAGCCTTCGTTACCTGACCTCAATAGTAGACAGCATTTCCACGGACGAATCCACTGCACTATACAACCAAGACTCATCTGCAAAGTAA